DNA from Leptospira mayottensis 200901116:
CCAATCGATGTGAGGATCAAGAAGGTCGGGATCTGGAAAAACCGTACAGTATCAGTTTTTCAGTGAGTACCGACGTCCTTCCTCCTGACGTGATCTCAATCGGTGGCCGAAAAAATGCGACCGGTTGTCTCAATACTGATTCTATATTAGATTTTGTTAATTTTAAAAATAACTTTTATAGCACGACCGACGTTTGCATCAATACTCCTATTGTTGTCAATTTTACGAAACCAATGGACAGGGGAACCGTGGAATCCAATTTCCTTACCGTTCCTCAAATGGTGGGGTCGTTCGTCTGGAGCAATAACAACACTGTTCTAACTTTTACCCCCAGAGAGGCCCTTACGACCGGGCTTACTTACGTTTTGACTATTTCTCAAACCGCTCAAGATACGTCGGAGAATTCTTTAGGTAAAAACGTCTCCGCAAGCTTTACCGTTGGAACGGAAATTGTTAAGCCTCAAATCTTAATGCAAGACGGATATATACAAAACGCGGCGGGTTGTTCTCCCGGTGTGTTAGCTTCCACATTGTTTCCTGGTGGACTTTTTAACGCAGTCGGCTTGTGTACTGGTATTGTTCCTGGTTTTCAATCGTCTCCGATTATCATTGATTTTTCGGAAGCGATGAATTTAACAACGACGGACTCAAACATCAATATATCTCCAAATATCAACGGTATTAAAACCTGGTCAGCAAGTCCGAACGGTGCCTGCGGCTCCACTGGACCCTGCGGAACGATGAGTAGATTCACGTTTACGCCCGTTACTCCCTGGCAGCATTCCGTCACATACACCGTAACCGTTTCCGGTAATTCCACGGACATTGCAGGTAATCTGGTCGGCCAAAATTATTCATTCTCATTCACGGTAGGTCAAGATTTTCAAATTCCTAGAGTGATCTTTCAAGACGGTTTCATAAACACGGGAGCAGGCTGTGCCCCCGGAACCCTTGCATCTTTGCTTGATCCGATCAATGGAATCCGAGATAAAATGGGAGCTTGTTCAGGTCTTTCACCTGCTTCCACGAACACTCCTTTATTCATTCATTTTAGTGAATCTATGATCCAATCCACGATCGAAAATGCGTTGAGTATTTCTCCGAATATCCTTGGAACAAAAACCTGGCTTACAAGCGGCAATGCGTTATGCGGCTCTACAGGGCCTTGCGGAAACGGCAGCCTTTTAGTTTTTACTCCAAGCCAAGACTGGCAAAATACCACTTATACGGTTTCTATCCCGGGCTCCGCGATGGATTTAGACGGAAATACATTAGGTTCCTCTTATTCATTTTCTTTTACTTTTGGAATCGATCTGCTTCCCCCTAGAATGGATTTTACCACCGGTCCATTGTTAAGCGACTTAGCTCCCGCCTGTGGAAATTTAGGTATTACACCGATTCCGAATCTTACTACTAATATCTGTAATCAAACGAACGGCACCAAGTTCAGAGTACGATTCAACGAACCGATGGACCAAGCTGCCACTACGAACGCTTTTTCACTATCTCCGTCCGTTACCGGTCTCATTACTTGGCCTTCTCCCACCGAATTGCTTTTTACACCGTCTCAAAATTTGAGTTTATTCGCACAGTATAAGCTCACAATCAGCACGGCTGCCAAAGATCTTGCGGGCAATGCAATGGTTTCCGAGTTCATCAGTTTTTTTACTACAGGGAACGGGGGCCCAGTAAGCAATGCTCCTCCTACCGTACTAAATGTGTTATCTGACGTTGCAACGGGGCCCGGAGGTTGCGATGGCGGTATGGACGATCCCTTGTCCGCGTCTTTTGTTACCAACGTTTGTACAGACAACGTGGGAACCGGTCAAGGTGCTTCCTTTGAAATCATTTTCAGTAAAAACATGGACCAGAACATAACTTCTCAAGCGTTCTCGATCAGTCCGAACGTTTCCGGTCTTATCTCTTGGACATCTCCAACTACGCTTCGATTTATCGCCGCTCAATCCCTCAATCCGAACACTCAGTACGTAATTTCTATTAGTCAGAACGCGACGGATTCCGGGGGAGTTCAGATTCAAAATGGATATGTTCTTTATTTTTTAAGTTCGCCAGTTGGCGGTTTTCCTGCAGTTAATTCCATAGATGTCTTTTCCGGAACTCCGGCGAATTGCCAAGCAGGTTTAGGTATCGTTACGAACGTTTTGGCAGCAACCGTCAATAATGCATGTACTGGAAATTCGGCAGTCAATCCGATCGTGGTCACTTTTTCCGAACCGATGAATTCGTCTTCTTTGAGATCTGGATTTTCGATCTCTCCTTCGGTAACGGGACAGTTCTCATTTCCGACGGCGAACCAAATGGTCTTTACTCCGGACGTTGCTTTTCAGTACGGAAAAAGATACAATATTTCTCTTGCGACTTCCGTAACAAATACTTCGGGCAAGGGACTTAGGAATCCGGTGAATGCGACTTTCGTCGTGGGCGCGTTAGATTCAAGCCAACCCGTTGTGACTGGAATCGATTTTGAAGTCGATGGGGATGGTGATAATTGCAGCGCAGTCCCTAACGACGTACTCAATTCCCAAAACGGTACTCTTACGAATAACGTATGCACCGGCATTCCGATTGTGATCCATTTTAACGAGCCCATGGACCCGGCCTCCACACAAACCGCGCTATCTGTTTCACCTTCCGCAAATTTTGCGATCACCTTTGCGGGGAATAATATGACTCTAACCCCTTTGATTGCTTTAACTAGCAGACAAAATTACACTTTAACAATTTCCACTTCGGCAAAGGATTTAGCCGGGAATTCTCTACAAAATTCATTTTCTTTAATATTCAAAACAGAGAATGATTCACCACAGGTGGTAGCAATTGGCAAAGGAAATCAAGCCAACTGTAACAGTCTAGCAGTTACGACAGGATGTTGGTGGCAGGCTGGAACTCCTTTTCTTCCGGCATCCTCTTATTCTTTTACTCCCGGATTGCAGGCTTGTCCAGCGGATTCCACTTCGGATAACATCGTGATCGTCTTTAATCAACCGATGAACACGGCAAGTACGGTTAACGCGGTTAATATAACCGCCGTCTCTCAAGTTCCGAACAACGCCTCCTCCATTTATAAAGGAAGATGGGTATGGAGCGATAGCGATCGGGTTTTAACGATTTCGATGACGGACGTGGGTCTAACGTGCGGATTCGATATTCTATTCAATACAGGAATCGGTGGAGCAAACTATCCACTTTATTTGATCCAAATCGATCAATCAGCCACGAATGCGAATGGGACCGCCTTATCTTCCCAATTCAGCTTTTTCTTCGAAAGCAACTAAAAAGGAGATATTATATTATGAAAAAAATTTTCCAATCAATCGTATTGCTTTTACTCTCAATGTTTTTTTGCGGTTGTACGACAATTGCAAAACTATTCCGTTCATCTGGAAGTTATCAAGTCTATGTGATGAAGTCTGAAGAAAATTCTTCTTTAGCAATAGGAAAAATTGTGGGTAGAGACGCTAGATTTTCTCCGTATCTTATGGAAAATTTCAAAGACATGCTTCAACTCCATTTAATGGCGGAAGGATATTCCGTTAAGGAAATGCCGGATGATAAATCCCTGAGAAAATTGTTTTCTAAAGCGAACTCAAATTCAGAAACGGCAGAACCTCTTGAATTAACCGAGAAAGAAGAAACGAAACCTGCCGTTAACAAAATCGATACCACCGAAAACACCTCGAACTTAAAGGACTTACTTCCTGAAAATCTCCGCCAGGTTTTGGATAAAGGAACAGTAGTAGGATTTTCTAATGTATCTAAGGAAACACAATTCAGTGATTTTCTTTCCAGCAACGAGATAAAATTTTTATCCGAACAACTAAAAATCCGCTATTTCATTCAAGGAGCGGTGGGTAATAACGATTCCGGAAATTTATTGGAAGAGGATTTTAATTCTTTGGTTTTTCTCAAAATTTACGATTCGAACGGGGTTTTGAAAGGTGGGATCACCTACGTTGTGAACGGGAGAAGCCTGAACGAAGCCAATCTATTAAAAGAAGTCTGCCGAAACATTTCCAACAGGATGAATACTCTCGTAAAACGATGAATACACAAAACACAGTT
Protein-coding regions in this window:
- a CDS encoding Ig-like domain-containing protein — its product is MKRNKQSKYLISLMLLSCISSFLIDCSKLENKFKNWIPLDNNPASPKVLYSIPSPGQTGVLRDQKIVMTFNKPIDEQSCIGAFSVQPGVTGLFEINGNTLTFTPNKRWQGGITYLVNLSNRCEDQEGRDLEKPYSISFSVSTDVLPPDVISIGGRKNATGCLNTDSILDFVNFKNNFYSTTDVCINTPIVVNFTKPMDRGTVESNFLTVPQMVGSFVWSNNNTVLTFTPREALTTGLTYVLTISQTAQDTSENSLGKNVSASFTVGTEIVKPQILMQDGYIQNAAGCSPGVLASTLFPGGLFNAVGLCTGIVPGFQSSPIIIDFSEAMNLTTTDSNINISPNINGIKTWSASPNGACGSTGPCGTMSRFTFTPVTPWQHSVTYTVTVSGNSTDIAGNLVGQNYSFSFTVGQDFQIPRVIFQDGFINTGAGCAPGTLASLLDPINGIRDKMGACSGLSPASTNTPLFIHFSESMIQSTIENALSISPNILGTKTWLTSGNALCGSTGPCGNGSLLVFTPSQDWQNTTYTVSIPGSAMDLDGNTLGSSYSFSFTFGIDLLPPRMDFTTGPLLSDLAPACGNLGITPIPNLTTNICNQTNGTKFRVRFNEPMDQAATTNAFSLSPSVTGLITWPSPTELLFTPSQNLSLFAQYKLTISTAAKDLAGNAMVSEFISFFTTGNGGPVSNAPPTVLNVLSDVATGPGGCDGGMDDPLSASFVTNVCTDNVGTGQGASFEIIFSKNMDQNITSQAFSISPNVSGLISWTSPTTLRFIAAQSLNPNTQYVISISQNATDSGGVQIQNGYVLYFLSSPVGGFPAVNSIDVFSGTPANCQAGLGIVTNVLAATVNNACTGNSAVNPIVVTFSEPMNSSSLRSGFSISPSVTGQFSFPTANQMVFTPDVAFQYGKRYNISLATSVTNTSGKGLRNPVNATFVVGALDSSQPVVTGIDFEVDGDGDNCSAVPNDVLNSQNGTLTNNVCTGIPIVIHFNEPMDPASTQTALSVSPSANFAITFAGNNMTLTPLIALTSRQNYTLTISTSAKDLAGNSLQNSFSLIFKTENDSPQVVAIGKGNQANCNSLAVTTGCWWQAGTPFLPASSYSFTPGLQACPADSTSDNIVIVFNQPMNTASTVNAVNITAVSQVPNNASSIYKGRWVWSDSDRVLTISMTDVGLTCGFDILFNTGIGGANYPLYLIQIDQSATNANGTALSSQFSFFFESN
- a CDS encoding lipoprotein → MKKIFQSIVLLLLSMFFCGCTTIAKLFRSSGSYQVYVMKSEENSSLAIGKIVGRDARFSPYLMENFKDMLQLHLMAEGYSVKEMPDDKSLRKLFSKANSNSETAEPLELTEKEETKPAVNKIDTTENTSNLKDLLPENLRQVLDKGTVVGFSNVSKETQFSDFLSSNEIKFLSEQLKIRYFIQGAVGNNDSGNLLEEDFNSLVFLKIYDSNGVLKGGITYVVNGRSLNEANLLKEVCRNISNRMNTLVKR